A single genomic interval of Prionailurus viverrinus isolate Anna chromosome A2, UM_Priviv_1.0, whole genome shotgun sequence harbors:
- the MANF gene encoding mesencephalic astrocyte-derived neurotrophic factor has product MRTFSLAGARASADVPEAWILRPRYRLKKRKEPPRNLACSGLLSLPALGAPGRGGVFRADVGPRARTTRDKSGAKLKPNPTPVRGAPPLSQLLPLLKMAARTPSAAFAAASCRPPWFNQRPTTCGVWEGAGSARQWGTTARGRDPEAAPHGGRGSVRQRRRRRRWRRRRMWATQGLAVALALSVLPGGRALRPGDCEVCISYLGRFYQDLKDRDVTFSPSSVEKELIKFCREARGKENRLCYYIGATDDAATKIINEVSKPLAHHIPVEKVCEKLKKKDSQICELKYDKQIDLSTVDLKKLRVKELKKILDDWGETCKGCAEKSDYIRKINELMPKYAPKAAGSRTDL; this is encoded by the exons ATGCGGACATTCAGCCTCGCGGGCGCAAGAGCTTCCGCAGACGTTCCCGAAGCCTGGATCCTCCGCCCACGGTATcgtttgaaaaaaagaaaagaacctccCCGAAACCTGGCCTGCAGCGGTCTGctctccctgcctgcccttggggccccggggcggggaggggtttTTCGGGCAGACGTGGGTCCCAGAGCACGGACTACTCGGGACAAGTCTGGCGCAAAGCTGAAGCCGAACCCCACACCAGTCCGCGGCGCCCCGCCTCTGTCACAGCTGCTGCCCCTACTCAAGATGGCGGCCCGGACCCCTTCCGCCGCCTTCGCGGCCGCTTCCTGCCGGCCCCCCTGGTTCAATCAGCGGCCGACAACT TGCGGCGTGTGGGAGGGCGCGGGGTCCGCCCGCCAATGGGGAACTACGGCGCGCGGCCGGGACCCGGAGGCAGCTCCTCACGGCGGGCGCGGTTCAGtccggcagcggcggcggcggcggcggtggaggaggaggaggatgtgggCCACGCAGGGGCTGGCGGTGGCGCTGGCTCTGAGCGTGTTGCCGGGCGGCCGGGCTCTGCGGCCAGGCGACTGCGAAG TCTGTATCTCTTATCTGGGAAGATTTTATCAGGACCTCAAAGATCGAGATGTCACATTCTCACCATCCTCTGTTGAAAAAGAGCTTATAAAATTCTGCCGGGAagcaagaggcaaagagaatcGGTTG TGCTACTACATTGGGGCCACAGATGACGCTGCCACTAAGATCATCAACGAGGTGTCGAAGCCCCTGGCCCACCACATCCCTGTGGAGAAGGTCTGTGAGAAGCTCAAAAAGAAGGACAGCCAGATCTGTGAGCTAAAGTATG ACAAGCAGATTGATCTGAGCACAGTGGACCTGAAGAAGCTCCGGGTTAAAGAACTCAAGAAGATCCTGGACGACTGGGGGGAGACGTGCAAAGGCTGTGCGGAGAAGTCTGACTACATCCGGAAGATTAATGAACTGATGCCTAAATATGCCCCCAAGGCAGCCGGTTCACGGACTGATTTGTAG
- the RBM15B gene encoding putative RNA-binding protein 15B, which translates to MKRQSERDSSPSGRGSSSSAKRPREREREAEAGGRRAAHKASGGAKHPVPTRARDKPRGSGGGGGGHRDGRGAGDANHRASSGRSSGSGAGGGGRGGKASGDPGASGASPRASPLPPPPPPPGTEPAGPGSSAAAPEYKTLLISSLSPALPAEHLEDRLFHQFKRFGEISLRLSHTPELGRVAYVNFRHPQDAREARQHALARQLLLYDRPLKVEPVYLRGGGGGGGGSGGGGGSSRRSSSSSAAASTPPPGPPAPADPLGYLPLHSGYQYKQRSLSPVAAPPLREPRARHAAAAFALDAAAAAAVGLSRERALDYYGLYDDRGRPYGYPAVCEEDLMPEDDQRATRNLFIGNLDHSVSEVELRRAFEKYGIIEEVVIKRPARGQGGAYAFLKFQNLDMAHRAKVAMSGRVIGRNPIKIGYGKANPTTRLWVGGLGPNTSLAALAREFDRFGSIRTIDHVKGDSFAYIQYESLDAAQAACAKMRGFPLGGPDRRLRVDFAKAEETRYPQQYQPSPLPVHYELLPDGYTRHRNLDADLRVRDRTPPHLLYSDRDRTFLEGDWTSPSKSSDRRNSLEGYSRSVRSRSGERWGDGDRGLPKPWEERRKRRSLSSDRGRTTHSPYEERSRTKGGGQQVDRGSDRTPERSRKENHASDGTKESSSNSLSNSRHGAEERSHHHHHEAPDSSHGKKTRESERNHRTSEAEPKPLEEPKHETKKLKNLSEYAQTLQLGWNGLLVLKNSCFPTSMHILEGDQGVITGLLKDHTSGSKLTQLKIAQRLRLDQPKLDEVTRRIKQGSPNGYAVLLATQATPSGPGTEGMPTVEPGLQRRLLRNLVSYLKQKQAAGVISLPVGGSKGRDSTGMLYAFPPCDFSQQYLQSALRTLGKLEEEHMVIVIVRDTA; encoded by the coding sequence ATGAAGAGGCAGAGCGAGCGAGACTCGAGCCCAAGCGGGCGCGGCTCGTCATCGTCGGCCAAGCGGCCACGGGAGCGCGAACGGGaggcggaggcgggcgggcggcgggcagCGCACAAGGCCTCGGGCGGCGCCAAGCATCCCGTTCCAACGCGGGCCCGCGACAAACCCCGCGGTagcgggggcggcgggggtgggcaTCGCGACGGCCGCGGCGCCGGGGACGCGAATCACCGTGCGAGCAGCGGCCGCTCCTCGGGCTCGGGCGCCGGCGGCGGGGGACGCGGCGGCAAGGCCTCCGGGGACCCAGGCGCTTCAGGTGCTTCGCCCCGCGCGTCTCCGCTGCCGCCACCTCCGCCGCCGCCCGGGACCGAGCCCGCGGGTCCCGGCTCGTCGGCGGCCGCACCTGAGTACAAGACGCTGCTCATCAGCAGCCTGAGCCCTGCGCTGCCCGCCGAGCACCTCGAGGACCGGCTCTTCCATCAGTTCAAGCGCTTCGGTGAGATCAGCCTGCGCCTGTCGCACACGCCAGAGCTGGGCCGCGTGGCCTACGTGAACTTCCGGCATCCGCAGGACGCACGCGAGGCCCGCCAGCACGCCCTGGCCCGCCAGCTGCTGCTCTACGACCGGCCGCTCAAGGTGGAGCCCGTGTACctgcgcggcggcggcggcggcggcggcggcagtggTGGCGGCGGTGGGAGCAGCCGgcgaagcagcagcagcagcgctGCCGCCTCCACGCCGCCCCcaggtccccccgcccccgcggaCCCGCTAGGCTACCTGCCACTGCACAGTGGCTACCAATATAAGCAGCGCTCGCTGTCCCCCGTAGCCGCCCCGCCGCTGCGGGAGCCCCGTGCTCGCCACGCTGCCGCAGCCTTTGCCCTGGATGCTGCCGCCGCTGCCGCAGTGGGACTATCCCGGGAGCGGGCCCTGGACTACTACGGGCTTTACGACGATCGCGGGCGTCCCTACGGCTACCCGGCCGTGTGCGAGGAGGACCTGATGCCTGAGGACGACCAGCGCGCCACGCGCAACCTCTTCATCGGGAACCTGGACCACAGCGTGTCTGAGGTGGAGTTGCGGCGGGCCTTCGAGAAGTACGGCATCATCGAGGAGGTGGTCATCAAGAGACCTGCCCGTGGCCAGGGCGGTGCGTATGCCTTCCTCAAGTTCCAGAACTTAGACATGGCCCACAGGGCTAAGGTGGCCATGTCAGGCCGGGTGATTGGCCGCAACCCCATTAAGATAGGCTATGGCAAGGCCAACCCCACCACTCGCCTATGGGTGGGTGGCCTGGGACCTAACACCTCATTGGCCGCTCTGGCCCGGGAGTTTGATCGCTTTGGGAGCATTCGAACCATTGATCACGTCAAGGGAGATAGCTTTGCTTACATCCAGTATGAGAGCTTGGATGCAGCCCAGGCTGCCTGTGCAAAAATGAGGGGCTTTCCCTTGGGTGGTCCAGACCGAAGGCTGCGCGTGGATTTTGCCAAAGCAGAGGAGACTCGATATCCCCAGCAGTACCAGCCCTCACCCCTCCCCGTGCATTATGAGCTGCTGCCGGATGGATATACCCGGCACCGAAACCTGGATGCTGACCTGCGCGTGCGGGATAGGACCCCCCCACACCTCCTGTACTCAGACCGAGACCGGACCTTTTTGGAAGGGGACTGGACCAGCCCTAGTAAAAGCTCTGACCGGCGAAACAGCTTGGAGGGCTACAGCCGCTCGGTGCGCAGCCGGAGTGGGGAACGCTGGGGAGATGGGGACCGGGGCCTGCCCAAGCCCTGGGAGGAGAGGCGGAAGCGGAGGAGCCTTTCCAGTGACCGCGGGAGGACAACCCACTCTCCTTACGAGGAACGGAGCAGGACCAAGGGTGGTGGGCAGCAGGTGGACCGGGGCTCTGATCGCACTCCTGAGCGCAGCCGTAAAGAGAACCACGCCAGTGACGGGACCAAGGAGTCAAGCAGCAATTCTCTCAGCAACAGCAGACATGGGGCTGAGGAGCGgagtcaccaccaccaccatgaggCTCCAGACTCTTCCCACGGGAAGAAGACACGAGAGAGCGAGCGCAATCATCGGACCTCTGAGGCTGAGCCCAAGCCTCTGGAAGAGCCAAAACACGAGACCAAAAAGCTCAAGAATCTTTCTGAGTATGCCCAGACACTGCAGCTGGGTTGGAATGGGCTCCTAGTGTTGAAAAACAGTTGCTTCCCGACATCTATGCACATCCTAGAGGGGGACCAAGGGGTTATCACCGGCCTCCTCAAAGATCACACTTCTGGGAGCAAGCTGACCCAGTTGAAGATCGCCCAGCGCCTGCGACTGGACCAGCCCAAGCTCGATGAGGTCACACGGCGCATCAAGCAGGGGAGCCCCAATGGCTATGCAGTGCTtctagccacccaggcaacccccagCGGGCCTGGCACTGAGGGGATGCCCACGGTGGAGCCAGGCCTACAGAGGCGGCTTCTCAGGAACCTGGTCTCCTACTTGAAACAGAAGCAGGCCGCGGGGGTGATCAGCCTGCCGGTGGGTGGTTCCAAGGGCAGAGACAGCACGGGCATGCTCTATGCCTTCCCGCCCTGTGACTTTTCACAGCAGTACCTCCAGTCAGCACTGAGGACATTGGGCAAGCTAGAAGAAGAACACATGGTGATAGTTATAGTAAGAGACACTGCCTAG